Proteins encoded by one window of Hafnia alvei:
- a CDS encoding S-(hydroxymethyl)glutathione dehydrogenase/class III alcohol dehydrogenase: protein MQMIKTRAAVAWGPNQPLTIEEVDLMPPQKGEVLVRIVASGVCHTDAYTLSGKDPEGVFPAILGHEGAGIVEAVGEGVTTVAVGDHVIPLYTPECGKCKFCLSGKTNLCQAIRETQGKGLMPDGTTRFSKDGKPIFHYMGTSTFSEYTVVPEISLAKISKEAPLEEVCLLGCGVTTGMGAVVNTAKVKPGDSVAIFGLGGIGLSAIIGAKMAGAGRIIGIDINTDKFELARKLGATDVINPKDYDKPIQQVIVELTDGGVDFSFECIGNVDVMRSALECCHKGWGESVIIGVAGAGEEISTRPFQLVTGRVWRGSAFGGVKGRTQLPGIVQRYMDGEFALNDFITHTMSLDEINEAFDLMHEGKSIRTVIHFDR, encoded by the coding sequence ATGCAAATGATTAAAACTCGCGCCGCCGTCGCTTGGGGGCCAAATCAACCATTAACCATCGAAGAAGTTGATTTGATGCCACCACAAAAAGGCGAGGTTTTGGTTCGCATTGTCGCCAGCGGGGTGTGCCACACCGACGCATATACCCTGTCAGGGAAAGATCCTGAAGGCGTATTCCCAGCGATCTTGGGCCACGAAGGCGCGGGCATCGTTGAAGCCGTGGGTGAAGGAGTGACCACCGTCGCCGTCGGCGATCATGTGATCCCGCTATATACGCCAGAATGTGGCAAATGTAAGTTCTGTCTGTCAGGCAAAACCAATCTGTGCCAAGCCATTCGTGAAACCCAGGGCAAAGGCTTGATGCCAGACGGCACAACGCGTTTCTCTAAAGACGGTAAGCCAATTTTCCACTACATGGGTACATCTACGTTCTCTGAATACACCGTTGTGCCAGAAATTTCCTTAGCGAAAATCAGCAAGGAAGCCCCGCTGGAAGAAGTTTGCCTGCTGGGCTGTGGCGTAACCACCGGTATGGGCGCCGTGGTCAACACCGCTAAAGTTAAGCCGGGCGACAGCGTAGCGATTTTTGGTCTGGGCGGTATCGGTCTGTCTGCCATTATTGGTGCCAAAATGGCGGGCGCGGGACGTATCATCGGTATCGATATCAATACTGATAAATTTGAACTGGCGCGCAAGTTAGGCGCAACCGATGTCATTAATCCAAAAGATTACGATAAGCCAATTCAGCAAGTTATCGTCGAACTGACCGATGGCGGCGTCGATTTTTCCTTTGAATGTATCGGCAACGTAGACGTGATGCGCTCAGCGCTTGAATGCTGCCATAAAGGCTGGGGCGAGTCGGTTATTATCGGCGTGGCTGGCGCGGGCGAAGAGATCTCCACCCGTCCATTCCAACTGGTGACCGGTCGCGTATGGCGCGGTTCCGCATTCGGTGGCGTTAAAGGCCGCACCCAATTGCCGGGTATCGTACAGCGCTACATGGACGGCGAGTTTGCCCTCAACGATTTCATTACCCACACTATGAGCTTGGATGAAATTAACGAAGCCTTTGATCTTATGCATGAAGGTAAGTCGATTCGTACCGTTATTCACTTTGACCGCTAG
- the ptrR gene encoding putrescine utilization regulator PtrR: protein MDLTQLRMFCSVAETGSVARAAELLHRVPSNLTTRLRQLEQELGTDLFIREKQRLRLSPMGHNFLNYAKRILALSDEAMSITHAGEPAGSFALGSMESTAATRLPVLLAAYHQSYPQVALSLVTGTSGEITEKVRAGTLAAGLVDGPLNHDELNGCIAFREEMVVISSLEHPPITRAKDAANQTLFAFRPSCSYRLRFESWFQQDGAVPGTIMEIQSYHAMLACAASGAGIAMIPRSVLSLLPGHERVAVHALPDDIAQTATWLIWRRDAFNPNIRALKMQIIEQERVEEQSETIDIPASEHAIVLHQKEPGAHHAND from the coding sequence ATGGATCTTACCCAACTGCGCATGTTCTGTAGCGTAGCTGAAACTGGCTCGGTTGCTCGTGCAGCGGAGCTACTTCATCGCGTTCCTTCCAACCTGACCACCCGTTTGCGTCAGCTAGAGCAGGAGCTGGGCACCGATCTATTCATTCGAGAAAAACAGCGCTTACGCCTTTCACCGATGGGACATAACTTCCTCAACTATGCCAAACGAATTCTGGCGCTCAGCGACGAAGCAATGAGCATCACGCATGCCGGAGAACCGGCAGGCAGCTTTGCGTTAGGCTCAATGGAAAGCACCGCCGCAACCCGTTTGCCGGTGTTATTGGCGGCCTATCACCAAAGTTATCCTCAAGTGGCACTCTCGTTGGTGACGGGGACTTCAGGAGAAATTACTGAGAAAGTACGTGCAGGAACGCTGGCTGCGGGATTAGTCGACGGGCCACTCAATCATGATGAACTGAATGGCTGTATCGCTTTTCGTGAAGAGATGGTGGTGATTTCTAGCCTTGAGCATCCACCGATTACCCGTGCTAAAGACGCCGCCAATCAAACGCTGTTTGCCTTTCGACCTAGCTGCTCGTATCGGCTTCGTTTTGAATCGTGGTTTCAGCAAGATGGTGCCGTTCCCGGCACGATTATGGAAATTCAATCTTATCACGCCATGTTAGCCTGCGCCGCCAGCGGTGCCGGTATCGCGATGATCCCGCGCTCGGTGTTATCTCTTTTACCCGGTCATGAACGTGTGGCCGTACACGCATTGCCTGACGATATCGCCCAAACTGCAACGTGGCTTATCTGGCGACGCGATGCGTTTAATCCCAATATTCGTGCGCTTAAAATGCAAATCATTGAGCAAGAGCGCGTAGAAGAACAGTCAGAAACTATCGATATTCCCGCGTCAGAGCACGCCATCGTCTTACATCAAAAAGAACCAGGAGCACACCATGCAAATGATTAA
- a CDS encoding YbfB/YjiJ family MFS transporter, with amino-acid sequence MAVRIALSGFLALVVAMGIGRFAFTPQVPLMIAEHQFSLTGAGIVAALNYLGYLAGAFDAMRASRQVERRLQLGLWGAVFLTLLSACVSGFWWHSLIRFMVGWASGWAMVLVAAWTNERLAHFGKPNLAAAVFAGPGAGIFISGMLSVGISALNLDAAQAWLVYGVLALVLIGFIARFLPRAGELHRPDVPAQPLVLTPALKRLVWSYSLAGFGYILPATFLSQMAHARFPDSLFAQFVWPVFGFAAVVGIGLGILTRRWLLTQQRLAIVLWIQALGIVFTETIPGVSGLVFGALLTGGGFLCVVQLSLQYGRELAPSHIRYMAGLLTTGYAVGQLVGPMLSAISTALTHRLEPALYIAAIGLLVAGGLVFRTQPVLSPQTERTDG; translated from the coding sequence ATGGCAGTGCGTATCGCATTAAGCGGCTTTTTAGCCTTAGTTGTGGCAATGGGAATTGGGCGGTTTGCGTTCACGCCTCAGGTTCCGTTGATGATTGCAGAGCATCAGTTTTCACTGACCGGCGCGGGGATTGTGGCCGCGCTGAACTATTTGGGCTATTTGGCCGGTGCTTTTGACGCGATGCGGGCGAGCAGACAGGTTGAGCGGCGATTGCAGCTTGGACTTTGGGGAGCAGTGTTCTTAACTCTGCTTTCAGCCTGTGTCAGCGGTTTTTGGTGGCATAGCTTAATCCGCTTTATGGTTGGCTGGGCGAGCGGATGGGCCATGGTGCTGGTGGCCGCATGGACGAATGAACGTCTGGCTCATTTCGGAAAACCAAATCTTGCTGCCGCGGTGTTTGCCGGTCCCGGCGCCGGTATTTTTATCAGTGGGATGCTATCGGTAGGAATTAGCGCGCTTAATCTCGATGCGGCTCAGGCGTGGCTGGTTTACGGCGTGTTAGCGTTGGTGCTGATTGGTTTTATCGCCCGCTTCTTACCAAGAGCAGGGGAGCTTCATCGCCCTGACGTTCCTGCCCAGCCTTTGGTATTAACGCCCGCACTCAAACGATTGGTGTGGAGCTACAGTCTGGCCGGATTCGGCTATATCTTACCTGCGACGTTTTTATCACAAATGGCTCATGCCCGTTTTCCCGATAGCCTATTTGCCCAGTTTGTTTGGCCCGTATTTGGTTTTGCCGCGGTGGTGGGGATTGGTTTGGGGATTCTGACGCGCCGCTGGCTGCTGACTCAGCAACGCTTAGCGATCGTACTGTGGATCCAAGCATTAGGCATTGTGTTCACGGAAACGATCCCTGGAGTCAGCGGATTGGTATTCGGCGCATTGCTCACCGGCGGTGGGTTCTTATGTGTGGTTCAACTTTCGCTGCAATATGGCCGCGAGTTAGCGCCTTCGCACATTCGTTATATGGCAGGGTTGCTGACCACCGGTTACGCCGTTGGCCAATTAGTTGGCCCTATGCTTTCGGCTATTTCAACGGCGCTAACGCATCGTTTAGAGCCCGCGTTGTATATTGCTGCAATAGGTTTGCTCGTTGCCGGTGGTTTAGTTTTTCGCACGCAGCCCGTGCTCAGCCCACAAACAGAACGGACTGATGGATAA
- the folE gene encoding GTP cyclohydrolase I FolE: MSSLSKEAVLVHTALEARGLETPLRGEVLDREIRKQRIKEHMTEIMQLLNLDLSDDSLAETPHRIAKMYVDEIFSGLDYANFPKITVIENKMKVDEMVTVRDITLTSTCEHHFVTIDGKATVAYIPKDCVIGLSKINRIVQFFAQRPQVQERLTQQILVALQTLLGTNNVAVSIDATHYCVKARGVRDATSATTTTSLGGLFKSSQNTRQEFLRAVRHHG, encoded by the coding sequence ATGTCATCGCTAAGCAAAGAAGCAGTTTTGGTTCATACGGCGCTAGAGGCTCGTGGCCTAGAAACTCCCCTGCGAGGGGAAGTGTTAGATCGTGAAATACGCAAACAGCGCATTAAAGAGCACATGACGGAAATCATGCAGTTGCTCAATCTTGATTTATCTGACGATAGCTTGGCGGAAACGCCGCACCGTATTGCCAAAATGTACGTTGATGAGATTTTCTCGGGCTTGGATTATGCGAATTTTCCAAAAATTACCGTCATTGAAAATAAGATGAAGGTTGATGAGATGGTCACGGTGCGGGATATCACGCTAACCAGCACCTGTGAGCACCATTTTGTGACCATCGATGGCAAAGCCACGGTGGCCTATATTCCTAAAGACTGCGTGATTGGCCTGTCGAAAATTAATCGCATCGTGCAATTCTTTGCGCAGCGTCCGCAGGTACAAGAGCGTTTGACCCAGCAAATTTTGGTTGCGCTGCAAACTCTATTGGGAACCAACAACGTTGCGGTATCTATCGATGCCACGCATTACTGCGTGAAAGCCCGCGGTGTGCGTGATGCGACCAGTGCGACGACCACAACCTCGCTCGGCGGGTTGTTTAAATCGAGCCAAAATACTCGTCAGGAGTTTTTGCGCGCGGTACGCCATC